One Glycine soja cultivar W05 chromosome 7, ASM419377v2, whole genome shotgun sequence genomic window, GAGCTAGTGGTCTCTAGCTACCATTAATGAAGCTGAATATTTGATGAACTGCTTCTGCAATGTCACTTGCTGAACATAGCTTACAATCTTCTTCAATCTACATTGTAACCACACACCACGCCAAAGTCCATTATTTGTcaccaaaaattataaaataaaattaaaaaaggagaaaaagtgTAAATTGTGGTACGGCACAAAGAATATACTAATGTTAAATGAATAGTAATTTACCAAAGGTCCAAAAGGAAATTCCctctataattataattataatgataGACAATGTTGGAAATAGGGAAGGCAGGTTTTTGCTTAGATTGCAAGTCAGAAAAGAATAGTACACTGACTTGATTCCACTTTGTAGAGTTgaccatattttttaaaaataaaaatactttgaGGTGAAAACTCAAAAGACATAGTAATACCTTGAGATTGAGGGAGTAAAGGACAGAAGTCTCTGAGGAGGTGATGTTGAGGTGCAGAATGGTTAGCCTAAGGTCCTCCAAAGCAACAATGACCTTTAACAATTGTCCTGGCCTCCTTTGGCACTCAATTTTCAAGTTCACATGGGTTTGAATCAAGGTCACTTTTATGTCTGCTGCCTCTGACTTGTTTTCTGCCTTCACTTCATCCCCACAGTTCACTTCATCACTAGTTGATGACCTCATTCCATAGCCATGTGGTGATGATAATGACGATGGTGGTGGGGGCTTACACAACAtggtggaagaagaagaagaaccacCACCACCCTCTTCATTCTTTCTCATCCTTTTTTGTGCCTCAAGGGACTGAAGCAACTGCTCCAACTCCTTCACAAAATCTATTGCTCCCCCAATTATTGAGGCTTGGTCACCCTATACCCCATGAACAAGAATTCAATACATCAATATcaataaaaaggataaaaaaacaaaaacataatttttgagCACCCGACACTGAAAAAGATTGGATTTTTAGCACGGATAAAGCAAGAGAAGGGACTTTGAGAAGGAGAAAACTTTGTTACATGCACTTTCTTGGATATTTTTGGTACTGTTTATGCAAATTAcccaagtaaaattttaattccaaaatggtaaacaacatcaaaagtacttaaaaaaattgtccttTGAGAAAATGGGGTTCAGAATTGGActtcatatatatttaaaaaaaaaatgattgcatATAATGCACATACCCTTTGAATATATGAAGGTGGCATGAGGGATCTAAGGACACTGAGGTGGTCATTCATTTGGCGTCGCCGGTTGCGTTCAACAGCAATGTGGGTCATGCGTTGGTTCTCCACATCTTCCTTGTTCTTGCTTGGCCttgttctctttctctttctcctttccCTTGTTGCTGCTGGCTGAGATTTGGGGCATGTTTGTGAAACTTTCTGTGGTTCCTGGTTGCACTCATAGTTCACTTTCTCAAAACATGAAATTGAAAGTGGGTGTTGGAGTTCATTGCTTTCTGACTTCACTGGTGACTGCATCTCCAACATGTCATGTGTCACACAACTCTCTAGCTCCAATGCTGCTTGCACTTGTGCTTCCATTCTTGGAATGTAGGCTATTCCCTCCCATGGCTTCTTCATGTGCTGCAGCCTCAGAAGTGTTTGAAAGTTTGGCTCTTTCAAAGGGAAAAACTGTGGGGATTCCACACTCTGAAGCATCTGAAGGAACGGCATGTTGTCCTCTAAGCTAGATATCAGAAACTGCTCTTCCTCTTCTAGTCTCAGGCTTTCTTCATCCACCAGAACTTGGTCCAAACAATTCACTTCCAAAGGGTCTCCAAAGAACTGCAAGAGAAAGAATATATCACAAGGAATTAGAAATAATGGTAAGAGGATGAGAAGAGAGAGTGAGGTATTGGTTGTACTTCACTTTCATACACCCCAACTTTAATTCAAAAGAAGGAATATATGGTTCCATTAATGGGGTTGAGGTTGGGTCAGAATGGAGAAAAAAGGGCAAGACTATGCAGGAAAAGTGAGCAATAAAAAAGGAACGAAAGTGGAATGTCAACAAGGGGGGCAGATACATGTATTTTTTCAGGAAAGTAGAAGCACAATGCATTTAATGCAAGCGTTTTGAGGAGTAAATGCAGTACTTTTCTTGGTTCTAGAAATGGGGttggaggaaaaggaaaaggaagaagaaagaaaaagcggTGGATGGGAAAGTAAGGAAAAGAAAGTAGAAAGTAGTATCATTAGTAATAACAAAGTTATATAATAGTAAGTAACACTACATACACAGGAATTGAGGGGTCCTTGGAGCCTTTCCATGATGAAAGCTGAGCAGTAGTGATcaaagtagtagtagtagtgttAATTAAATGCTGCTACCTTAGGGAGTGTATGAGGGTGACCAACATTCCGTATGGTAGTGATAGCTAACAAAAGAATGGTAATAAATGTAATCCCTATGGAGAAGCAGAGCGAGACCCCATATGAGA contains:
- the LOC114418257 gene encoding transcription factor bHLH57-like, whose protein sequence is MERLQGPLNSCFFGDPLEVNCLDQVLVDEESLRLEEEEQFLISSLEDNMPFLQMLQSVESPQFFPLKEPNFQTLLRLQHMKKPWEGIAYIPRMEAQVQAALELESCVTHDMLEMQSPVKSESNELQHPLSISCFEKVNYECNQEPQKVSQTCPKSQPAATRERRKRKRTRPSKNKEDVENQRMTHIAVERNRRRQMNDHLSVLRSLMPPSYIQRGDQASIIGGAIDFVKELEQLLQSLEAQKRMRKNEEGGGGSSSSSTMLCKPPPPSSLSSPHGYGMRSSTSDEVNCGDEVKAENKSEAADIKVTLIQTHVNLKIECQRRPGQLLKVIVALEDLRLTILHLNITSSETSVLYSLNLKIEEDCKLCSASDIAEAVHQIFSFINGS